In Gemmata obscuriglobus, a single genomic region encodes these proteins:
- a CDS encoding DUF4365 domain-containing protein, which yields MGKSDFVGGRGEAIAFPRLTRICRADDLPYFWPHYLGEKCPAFDFLVELVDAGEKTPFFFVQVKSTRKAYTTTQTPPRLRVDVSDTDVRRLAAFPAPTYVVGVYEKDERAFVVSVHGEMREAIPSITTGHELTCDTLKLLWDEVREFWHGRDMTRAASQFTN from the coding sequence ATGGGCAAGTCGGACTTCGTCGGCGGGCGGGGCGAGGCGATCGCCTTCCCCCGGCTCACGCGGATCTGCCGGGCCGACGACCTGCCGTACTTCTGGCCCCACTACCTGGGGGAGAAGTGCCCGGCGTTCGACTTCCTGGTCGAGTTGGTCGACGCCGGGGAGAAGACGCCGTTCTTCTTCGTGCAGGTGAAGAGCACGCGGAAGGCATACACGACGACCCAGACCCCGCCGCGGCTGCGGGTCGATGTGTCCGACACCGACGTGCGGCGGTTGGCAGCATTCCCAGCCCCGACGTATGTGGTCGGGGTGTACGAGAAGGACGAGCGGGCGTTCGTCGTCTCCGTACACGGCGAGATGCGCGAGGCCATCCCGTCGATCACCACCGGGCACGAACTCACCTGCGACACGCTGAAGCTGCTGTGGGACGAGGTGCGGGAGTTCTGGCACGGCCGCGACATGACGCGGGCCGCGTCCCAGTTCACGAACTGA
- a CDS encoding HNH endonuclease: MYCPRREQWGLVKGTFAVDHFVPVAVRPDVATDYDNLVYVCASCNAGKAAHALPDPCEVLLRDDVRVAEDGAIEGDTPEARRLIRVLGLDDAEYTEFRCLWIGIVALAARHDPELFRRLMGYPADLPDLGALKPPGGNTRPGGVAASHFERRARGELPEPY, from the coding sequence GTGTACTGCCCGCGGCGGGAGCAGTGGGGGCTGGTGAAGGGCACGTTCGCGGTCGATCACTTCGTCCCCGTAGCCGTCCGCCCCGACGTCGCCACCGACTACGACAACCTCGTCTACGTGTGCGCGAGTTGCAACGCGGGGAAGGCGGCCCACGCGCTGCCCGACCCGTGCGAGGTGCTCTTGCGCGACGACGTGCGTGTGGCGGAGGACGGGGCGATCGAAGGCGACACGCCGGAGGCCCGGCGACTGATCCGCGTCCTCGGCCTCGACGACGCGGAGTACACCGAGTTCCGCTGCCTGTGGATCGGCATCGTCGCCCTGGCGGCGAGACACGACCCGGAACTCTTCCGGCGACTGATGGGCTATCCGGCCGACCTGCCTGATCTCGGGGCGTTGAAGCCCCCGGGCGGGAACACCCGGCCCGGCGGCGTCGCCGCGTCGCACTTCGAGCGACGCGCACGGGGCGAACTGCCCGAGCCCTACTGA